From the Gadus chalcogrammus isolate NIFS_2021 chromosome 15, NIFS_Gcha_1.0, whole genome shotgun sequence genome, one window contains:
- the zmiz1a gene encoding zinc finger MIZ domain-containing protein 1a isoform X3 translates to MNSMKPGLTHSDGSFPYDSGPWQQNTNQAPGSVSVVTTVWGVTNTSQSQVLANHMANSNNPMNQGGNPMNAGMGGSGPGLNPQQFSAQQQQQFAAKGGPNQQYMQQGMYGRPGYPGGPGGYGQGYPGGPNGGPGGMGMVPHSRSPGDFTQPAAAAAAAAVAAAAATATATATATVAALQESHNKDMNQYGQMCSSFQMGPQQSYNSQFMSPRGPPGGMNPANMGSPMNPNMNGPPMGMNQTRAPGMSPFGPHGQRMPQQGYPGGPRPGMQMQGMKRAYPGEASYGGQQYGPNGQFPPQQGQYPPSNASRPLPSPNYPGQRMPGQPGQGQYPPGMPMGQYYKQEQFNGQSPNFPGGGFSYSQGNGPSRPGNYPHSPVPGNPTPPMTPGSTIPPYLSPNPDVKPQFPPDMKPNMTALPAPPGNPNEELRLTFPVRDGVVLEPFRLEHNLAVSNHVFHLRPSVHQTLMWRSDLELQFKCYHHEDRQMNTNWPASVQVSVNATPLTIERGDNKTSHKPLHLKHVCQPGRNTIQITVTACCCSHLFVLQLVHRPSVRSVLQGLLKKRLLPAEHCITKIKRNFSSVAASAGNATLNGEDGVEQTAIKVSLKCPVTFRRIQLPARGHDCKHVQCFDLESYLQLNCERGTWRCPVCNKTALLEGLEVDQYMWGILNAIQNSEFEEVTIDPTCSWRPVPIKSELHIKEDPDGPLAKRFKTMSPSQMTMPNVVEMIAQLGPGSGPGPGSGPGSGVGLGHGGPGSGPSPYQSHPGPHGGGDYAGPGNGFHGHGNFDFPHGNPSGGGGGGGPGTGGGGGGGPPMSDFMHAPQLSHPPDAPGGLMSQDKPLNHGMSDSPRSHFSSLSPHLQMSHPDHSHNAIQQGMHMSPHHVHQSGQSLHHGGQSGQSLHHGGQSGQPPRQSSQPQSQHSGPQQQQNSHPHSDLNFNPSSDGPMGQGAQDMPEPSLDLLPELANPDELLSYLDPPDLPTNSNDDLLSLFENN, encoded by the exons ATGAACAGCATGAAGCCGGGCCTCACGCACAG cgaTGGGTCCTTTCCCTACGACTCGGGCCCCTGGCAACAGAACACAAACCAGGCCCCCGGCTCGGTCTCCGTCGTCACCACAGTGTGGGGTGTGACCAACACGTCGCAGAGTCAG GTGCTGGCCAACCACATGGCGAACAGCAACAACCCCATGAACCAGGGGGGCAACCCCATGAACGCCGGCATGGGGGGCAGCGGGCCGGGGCTCAACCCGCAGCAGTTCAgcgctcagcagcagcagcagttcgCTGCCAAGGGGGGCCCCAATCAGCAGTACATGCAGCAGGGCATGTACGGCCGGCCGGGGTACCCTGGGGGGCCCGGGGGATACGGCCAAGG TTACCCGGGGGGCCCCAACGGCGGTCCGGGCGGGATGGGCATGGTCCCTCACTCGCGCTCACCGGGCGACTTCACCCAACCggccgctgctgccgccgccgccgccgtcgccgccgctgccgccacgGCAACGGCCACAGCGACGGCCACTGTGGCCGCTCTTCAGGAGAGCCACAACAAGGACATGAACCAGTATGGCCAG ATGTGCTCCTCATTTCAGATGGGCCCTCAGCAGTCCTACAACAGCCAGTTCATGAGCCCGCGAGGCCCTCCCGGAGGCATGAATCCGGCCAACATGGGGTCGCCCATGAACCCCAACATGAACGGCCCCCCCATGGGCATGAACCAAACTCGAGCCCCAGGCATGAGTCCCTTCGGCCCTCACGGCCAACGGATGCCCCAGCAAGGCTACCCCGGAGGGCCCAGGCCGGGCATGCAGATGCAGGGCATGAAGAGAGCGTATCCTGGAGAG GCCAGCTACGGAGGTCAACAGTACGGGCCCAACGGTCAGTTCCCTCCTCAGCAAGGCCAGTACCCCCCGTCCAACGCCTCCAGACCCCTGCCCTCTCCCAACTACCCCGGCCAGAGGATGCCAGGGCAGCCGGGCCAGGGACAGTACCCCCCCGGGATGCCCATGGGCCAGTACTACAAG CAAGAGCAATTCAACGGTCAAAGTCCTAACTTCCCTGGAGGCGGATTCTCTTACAGCCAAGGCAACGGG CCCTCGCGACCGGGCAACTACCCCCACTCCCCTGTCCCGGGTAACCCAACACCGCCCATGACCCCGGGAAGTACCATCCCCCCTTACCTGTCCCCCAACCCGGACGTCAAGCCCCAGTTCCCCCCCGACATGAAACCAAATATGACAGCATTACCTGCTCCGCCTG GCAACCCCAACGAGGAGCTGCGGCTGACCTTCCCAGTGAGGGACGGGGTGGTGCTGGAGCCCTTCAGGCTGGAGCACAACCTGGCCGTCAGCAACCACGTCTTCCACCTGCGGCCCTCCGTGCACCAGACACTCATGTGGAG GTCGGACCTGGAACTGCAGTTCAAGTGCTACCACCACGAGGACCGGCAGATGAACACCAACTGGCCGGCGTCCGTACAGGTCAGCGTCAACGCCACGCCCCTCACCATCGAGAGGGGCGACAACAAGACTTCCCACAAGCCCTTGCACTTGAAGCATGTCTGTCAGCCTGGGAGGAACACCATCCAGATCACGGTCACCGCCTGTTGCTGT TCCCACCTGTTTGTGCTGCAACTGGTCCACAGACCATCTGTGCGCTCAGTCCTCCAGGGTCTGTTGAAGAAGAGGCTTCTACCGGCAGAACATTGCATCACCAAAA TTAAGAGGAACTTCAGCAGTGTCGCTGCCTCTGCAGGCAACGCCACCCTGAACGGGGAAGACGGCGTGGAGCAGACAGCCATTAAAGTCTCCCTCAAATGCCCCGTCACCTTCAGACGCATCCAGCTGCCGGCGCGCGGACACGACTGCAAACACGTCCAG TGTTTTGATTTGGAGTCCTACCTGCAGCTCAACTGTGAGAGAGGAACGTGGAGGTGTCCTGTATGCAA TAAAACGGCGTTGTTGGAAGGCCTGGAGGTGGATCAGTACATGTGGGGTATCCTGAACGCCATCCAGAA TTCTGAATTTGAGGAGGTCACCATCGACCCCACCTGCAGCTGGAGACCGGTGCCCATCAAGTCGGAGCTGCACATCAAGGAGGACCCCGACGGGCCCCTGGCCAAACGCTTCAAGACCATGAGCCCCAGCCAGATGACCATGCCCAACGTGGTGGAGATGATCGCCCAGCTGGGGCCTGGTTCCGGACCGGGTCCCGGCTCTGGACCCGGGTCTGGTGTAGGCCTCGGACATGGTGGTCCCGGTTCTGGTCCGAGCCCCTACCAGTCTCATCCTGGTCCACATGGCGGGGGAGACTACGCTGGACCAG gCAACGGTTTCCACGGTCACGGGAACTTTGACTTCCCCCACGGTAATCCCtcaggtgggggaggtggaggaggaccgggtacaggaggagggggagggggaggccccCCTATGAGTGACTTCATGCATGCCCCCCAGCTCTCCCATCCCCCGGACGCCCCTGGTGGTCTGATGTCCCAGGACAAGCCCCTCAACCATGGGATGTCCGACTCA CCTCGATCtcacttttcctctctctcacctcacctTCAGATGTCCCATCCCGACCACTCCCACAATGCCATTCAGCAGGGCATGCACATGTCTCCGCACCACGTGCACCAATCGGGGCAGTCGTTGCATCACGGCGGCCAATCGGGGCAGTCGTTGCATCATGGCGGCCAATCGGGGCAGCCGCCTCGCCAGTCGTCGCAGCCCCAGTCCCAGCATAGCgggcctcagcagcagcagaacagtCACCCCCACAGCGATCTGAATTTTAACCCCTCTTCGGATGGGCCAATGGGGCAGGGAGCCCAGGACATGCCCGAGCCCTCCCTGGAT CTGCTTCCAGAGCTGGCCAACCCTGACGAGTTGCTCTCCTACTTGGACCCTCCTGACCTTCCGACCAATAGCAATGATGATCTCCTGTCCCTCTTTGAGAACAACTAG
- the zmiz1a gene encoding zinc finger MIZ domain-containing protein 1a isoform X2 — protein MNTLPSMDRHIQQTNDRLLCIKQHLQNPANFQTAATELLDWCGDPRAFQRPFEQSLMGCLTVVSRVAAQQGYDLDLGYRLLAVCAANRDKFTPKSAALLSSWCEELGRLLLLRHQKNRQNEPQGPHKGPLHPQPSMNSMKPGLTHSDGSFPYDSGPWQQNTNQAPGSVSVVTTVWGVTNTSQSQVLANHMANSNNPMNQGGNPMNAGMGGSGPGLNPQQFSAQQQQQFAAKGGPNQQYMQQGMYGRPGYPGGPGGYGQGYPGGPNGGPGGMGMVPHSRSPGDFTQPAAAAAAAAVAAAAATATATATATVAALQESHNKDMNQYGQMCSSFQMGPQQSYNSQFMSPRGPPGGMNPANMGSPMNPNMNGPPMGMNQTRAPGMSPFGPHGQRMPQQGYPGGPRPGMQMQGMKRAYPGEASYGGQQYGPNGQFPPQQGQYPPSNASRPLPSPNYPGQRMPGQPGQGQYPPGMPMGQYYKQEQFNGQSPNFPGGGFSYSQGNGPSRPGNYPHSPVPGNPTPPMTPGSTIPPYLSPNPDVKPQFPPDMKPNMTALPAPPGNPNEELRLTFPVRDGVVLEPFRLEHNLAVSNHVFHLRPSVHQTLMWRSDLELQFKCYHHEDRQMNTNWPASVQVSVNATPLTIERGDNKTSHKPLHLKHVCQPGRNTIQITVTACCCSHLFVLQLVHRPSVRSVLQGLLKKRLLPAEHCITKIKRNFSSVAASAGNATLNGEDGVEQTAIKVSLKCPVTFRRIQLPARGHDCKHVQCFDLESYLQLNCERGTWRCPVCNKTALLEGLEVDQYMWGILNAIQNSEFEEVTIDPTCSWRPVPIKSELHIKEDPDGPLAKRFKTMSPSQMTMPNVVEMIAQLGPGSGPGPGSGPGSGVGLGHGGPGSGPSPYQSHPGPHGGGDYAGPGNGFHGHGNFDFPHGNPSGGGGGGGPGTGGGGGGGPPMSDFMHAPQLSHPPDAPGGLMSQDKPLNHGMSDSMSHPDHSHNAIQQGMHMSPHHVHQSGQSLHHGGQSGQSLHHGGQSGQPPRQSSQPQSQHSGPQQQQNSHPHSDLNFNPSSDGPMGQGAQDMPEPSLDLLPELANPDELLSYLDPPDLPTNSNDDLLSLFENN, from the exons CCCTGCTGTCGTCGTGGTGCGAGGAGCTGGGTCGCCTCCTCCTGCTGCGGCACCAGAAGAACCGTCAGAACGAGCCCCAGGGGCCCCATAAAGGGCCCCTGCATCCCCAGCCCAGCATGAACAGCATGAAGCCGGGCCTCACGCACAG cgaTGGGTCCTTTCCCTACGACTCGGGCCCCTGGCAACAGAACACAAACCAGGCCCCCGGCTCGGTCTCCGTCGTCACCACAGTGTGGGGTGTGACCAACACGTCGCAGAGTCAG GTGCTGGCCAACCACATGGCGAACAGCAACAACCCCATGAACCAGGGGGGCAACCCCATGAACGCCGGCATGGGGGGCAGCGGGCCGGGGCTCAACCCGCAGCAGTTCAgcgctcagcagcagcagcagttcgCTGCCAAGGGGGGCCCCAATCAGCAGTACATGCAGCAGGGCATGTACGGCCGGCCGGGGTACCCTGGGGGGCCCGGGGGATACGGCCAAGG TTACCCGGGGGGCCCCAACGGCGGTCCGGGCGGGATGGGCATGGTCCCTCACTCGCGCTCACCGGGCGACTTCACCCAACCggccgctgctgccgccgccgccgccgtcgccgccgctgccgccacgGCAACGGCCACAGCGACGGCCACTGTGGCCGCTCTTCAGGAGAGCCACAACAAGGACATGAACCAGTATGGCCAG ATGTGCTCCTCATTTCAGATGGGCCCTCAGCAGTCCTACAACAGCCAGTTCATGAGCCCGCGAGGCCCTCCCGGAGGCATGAATCCGGCCAACATGGGGTCGCCCATGAACCCCAACATGAACGGCCCCCCCATGGGCATGAACCAAACTCGAGCCCCAGGCATGAGTCCCTTCGGCCCTCACGGCCAACGGATGCCCCAGCAAGGCTACCCCGGAGGGCCCAGGCCGGGCATGCAGATGCAGGGCATGAAGAGAGCGTATCCTGGAGAG GCCAGCTACGGAGGTCAACAGTACGGGCCCAACGGTCAGTTCCCTCCTCAGCAAGGCCAGTACCCCCCGTCCAACGCCTCCAGACCCCTGCCCTCTCCCAACTACCCCGGCCAGAGGATGCCAGGGCAGCCGGGCCAGGGACAGTACCCCCCCGGGATGCCCATGGGCCAGTACTACAAG CAAGAGCAATTCAACGGTCAAAGTCCTAACTTCCCTGGAGGCGGATTCTCTTACAGCCAAGGCAACGGG CCCTCGCGACCGGGCAACTACCCCCACTCCCCTGTCCCGGGTAACCCAACACCGCCCATGACCCCGGGAAGTACCATCCCCCCTTACCTGTCCCCCAACCCGGACGTCAAGCCCCAGTTCCCCCCCGACATGAAACCAAATATGACAGCATTACCTGCTCCGCCTG GCAACCCCAACGAGGAGCTGCGGCTGACCTTCCCAGTGAGGGACGGGGTGGTGCTGGAGCCCTTCAGGCTGGAGCACAACCTGGCCGTCAGCAACCACGTCTTCCACCTGCGGCCCTCCGTGCACCAGACACTCATGTGGAG GTCGGACCTGGAACTGCAGTTCAAGTGCTACCACCACGAGGACCGGCAGATGAACACCAACTGGCCGGCGTCCGTACAGGTCAGCGTCAACGCCACGCCCCTCACCATCGAGAGGGGCGACAACAAGACTTCCCACAAGCCCTTGCACTTGAAGCATGTCTGTCAGCCTGGGAGGAACACCATCCAGATCACGGTCACCGCCTGTTGCTGT TCCCACCTGTTTGTGCTGCAACTGGTCCACAGACCATCTGTGCGCTCAGTCCTCCAGGGTCTGTTGAAGAAGAGGCTTCTACCGGCAGAACATTGCATCACCAAAA TTAAGAGGAACTTCAGCAGTGTCGCTGCCTCTGCAGGCAACGCCACCCTGAACGGGGAAGACGGCGTGGAGCAGACAGCCATTAAAGTCTCCCTCAAATGCCCCGTCACCTTCAGACGCATCCAGCTGCCGGCGCGCGGACACGACTGCAAACACGTCCAG TGTTTTGATTTGGAGTCCTACCTGCAGCTCAACTGTGAGAGAGGAACGTGGAGGTGTCCTGTATGCAA TAAAACGGCGTTGTTGGAAGGCCTGGAGGTGGATCAGTACATGTGGGGTATCCTGAACGCCATCCAGAA TTCTGAATTTGAGGAGGTCACCATCGACCCCACCTGCAGCTGGAGACCGGTGCCCATCAAGTCGGAGCTGCACATCAAGGAGGACCCCGACGGGCCCCTGGCCAAACGCTTCAAGACCATGAGCCCCAGCCAGATGACCATGCCCAACGTGGTGGAGATGATCGCCCAGCTGGGGCCTGGTTCCGGACCGGGTCCCGGCTCTGGACCCGGGTCTGGTGTAGGCCTCGGACATGGTGGTCCCGGTTCTGGTCCGAGCCCCTACCAGTCTCATCCTGGTCCACATGGCGGGGGAGACTACGCTGGACCAG gCAACGGTTTCCACGGTCACGGGAACTTTGACTTCCCCCACGGTAATCCCtcaggtgggggaggtggaggaggaccgggtacaggaggagggggagggggaggccccCCTATGAGTGACTTCATGCATGCCCCCCAGCTCTCCCATCCCCCGGACGCCCCTGGTGGTCTGATGTCCCAGGACAAGCCCCTCAACCATGGGATGTCCGACTCA ATGTCCCATCCCGACCACTCCCACAATGCCATTCAGCAGGGCATGCACATGTCTCCGCACCACGTGCACCAATCGGGGCAGTCGTTGCATCACGGCGGCCAATCGGGGCAGTCGTTGCATCATGGCGGCCAATCGGGGCAGCCGCCTCGCCAGTCGTCGCAGCCCCAGTCCCAGCATAGCgggcctcagcagcagcagaacagtCACCCCCACAGCGATCTGAATTTTAACCCCTCTTCGGATGGGCCAATGGGGCAGGGAGCCCAGGACATGCCCGAGCCCTCCCTGGAT CTGCTTCCAGAGCTGGCCAACCCTGACGAGTTGCTCTCCTACTTGGACCCTCCTGACCTTCCGACCAATAGCAATGATGATCTCCTGTCCCTCTTTGAGAACAACTAG
- the zmiz1a gene encoding zinc finger MIZ domain-containing protein 1a isoform X1, with the protein MNTLPSMDRHIQQTNDRLLCIKQHLQNPANFQTAATELLDWCGDPRAFQRPFEQSLMGCLTVVSRVAAQQGYDLDLGYRLLAVCAANRDKFTPKSAALLSSWCEELGRLLLLRHQKNRQNEPQGPHKGPLHPQPSMNSMKPGLTHSDGSFPYDSGPWQQNTNQAPGSVSVVTTVWGVTNTSQSQVLANHMANSNNPMNQGGNPMNAGMGGSGPGLNPQQFSAQQQQQFAAKGGPNQQYMQQGMYGRPGYPGGPGGYGQGYPGGPNGGPGGMGMVPHSRSPGDFTQPAAAAAAAAVAAAAATATATATATVAALQESHNKDMNQYGQMCSSFQMGPQQSYNSQFMSPRGPPGGMNPANMGSPMNPNMNGPPMGMNQTRAPGMSPFGPHGQRMPQQGYPGGPRPGMQMQGMKRAYPGEASYGGQQYGPNGQFPPQQGQYPPSNASRPLPSPNYPGQRMPGQPGQGQYPPGMPMGQYYKQEQFNGQSPNFPGGGFSYSQGNGPSRPGNYPHSPVPGNPTPPMTPGSTIPPYLSPNPDVKPQFPPDMKPNMTALPAPPGNPNEELRLTFPVRDGVVLEPFRLEHNLAVSNHVFHLRPSVHQTLMWRSDLELQFKCYHHEDRQMNTNWPASVQVSVNATPLTIERGDNKTSHKPLHLKHVCQPGRNTIQITVTACCCSHLFVLQLVHRPSVRSVLQGLLKKRLLPAEHCITKIKRNFSSVAASAGNATLNGEDGVEQTAIKVSLKCPVTFRRIQLPARGHDCKHVQCFDLESYLQLNCERGTWRCPVCNKTALLEGLEVDQYMWGILNAIQNSEFEEVTIDPTCSWRPVPIKSELHIKEDPDGPLAKRFKTMSPSQMTMPNVVEMIAQLGPGSGPGPGSGPGSGVGLGHGGPGSGPSPYQSHPGPHGGGDYAGPGNGFHGHGNFDFPHGNPSGGGGGGGPGTGGGGGGGPPMSDFMHAPQLSHPPDAPGGLMSQDKPLNHGMSDSPRSHFSSLSPHLQMSHPDHSHNAIQQGMHMSPHHVHQSGQSLHHGGQSGQSLHHGGQSGQPPRQSSQPQSQHSGPQQQQNSHPHSDLNFNPSSDGPMGQGAQDMPEPSLDLLPELANPDELLSYLDPPDLPTNSNDDLLSLFENN; encoded by the exons CCCTGCTGTCGTCGTGGTGCGAGGAGCTGGGTCGCCTCCTCCTGCTGCGGCACCAGAAGAACCGTCAGAACGAGCCCCAGGGGCCCCATAAAGGGCCCCTGCATCCCCAGCCCAGCATGAACAGCATGAAGCCGGGCCTCACGCACAG cgaTGGGTCCTTTCCCTACGACTCGGGCCCCTGGCAACAGAACACAAACCAGGCCCCCGGCTCGGTCTCCGTCGTCACCACAGTGTGGGGTGTGACCAACACGTCGCAGAGTCAG GTGCTGGCCAACCACATGGCGAACAGCAACAACCCCATGAACCAGGGGGGCAACCCCATGAACGCCGGCATGGGGGGCAGCGGGCCGGGGCTCAACCCGCAGCAGTTCAgcgctcagcagcagcagcagttcgCTGCCAAGGGGGGCCCCAATCAGCAGTACATGCAGCAGGGCATGTACGGCCGGCCGGGGTACCCTGGGGGGCCCGGGGGATACGGCCAAGG TTACCCGGGGGGCCCCAACGGCGGTCCGGGCGGGATGGGCATGGTCCCTCACTCGCGCTCACCGGGCGACTTCACCCAACCggccgctgctgccgccgccgccgccgtcgccgccgctgccgccacgGCAACGGCCACAGCGACGGCCACTGTGGCCGCTCTTCAGGAGAGCCACAACAAGGACATGAACCAGTATGGCCAG ATGTGCTCCTCATTTCAGATGGGCCCTCAGCAGTCCTACAACAGCCAGTTCATGAGCCCGCGAGGCCCTCCCGGAGGCATGAATCCGGCCAACATGGGGTCGCCCATGAACCCCAACATGAACGGCCCCCCCATGGGCATGAACCAAACTCGAGCCCCAGGCATGAGTCCCTTCGGCCCTCACGGCCAACGGATGCCCCAGCAAGGCTACCCCGGAGGGCCCAGGCCGGGCATGCAGATGCAGGGCATGAAGAGAGCGTATCCTGGAGAG GCCAGCTACGGAGGTCAACAGTACGGGCCCAACGGTCAGTTCCCTCCTCAGCAAGGCCAGTACCCCCCGTCCAACGCCTCCAGACCCCTGCCCTCTCCCAACTACCCCGGCCAGAGGATGCCAGGGCAGCCGGGCCAGGGACAGTACCCCCCCGGGATGCCCATGGGCCAGTACTACAAG CAAGAGCAATTCAACGGTCAAAGTCCTAACTTCCCTGGAGGCGGATTCTCTTACAGCCAAGGCAACGGG CCCTCGCGACCGGGCAACTACCCCCACTCCCCTGTCCCGGGTAACCCAACACCGCCCATGACCCCGGGAAGTACCATCCCCCCTTACCTGTCCCCCAACCCGGACGTCAAGCCCCAGTTCCCCCCCGACATGAAACCAAATATGACAGCATTACCTGCTCCGCCTG GCAACCCCAACGAGGAGCTGCGGCTGACCTTCCCAGTGAGGGACGGGGTGGTGCTGGAGCCCTTCAGGCTGGAGCACAACCTGGCCGTCAGCAACCACGTCTTCCACCTGCGGCCCTCCGTGCACCAGACACTCATGTGGAG GTCGGACCTGGAACTGCAGTTCAAGTGCTACCACCACGAGGACCGGCAGATGAACACCAACTGGCCGGCGTCCGTACAGGTCAGCGTCAACGCCACGCCCCTCACCATCGAGAGGGGCGACAACAAGACTTCCCACAAGCCCTTGCACTTGAAGCATGTCTGTCAGCCTGGGAGGAACACCATCCAGATCACGGTCACCGCCTGTTGCTGT TCCCACCTGTTTGTGCTGCAACTGGTCCACAGACCATCTGTGCGCTCAGTCCTCCAGGGTCTGTTGAAGAAGAGGCTTCTACCGGCAGAACATTGCATCACCAAAA TTAAGAGGAACTTCAGCAGTGTCGCTGCCTCTGCAGGCAACGCCACCCTGAACGGGGAAGACGGCGTGGAGCAGACAGCCATTAAAGTCTCCCTCAAATGCCCCGTCACCTTCAGACGCATCCAGCTGCCGGCGCGCGGACACGACTGCAAACACGTCCAG TGTTTTGATTTGGAGTCCTACCTGCAGCTCAACTGTGAGAGAGGAACGTGGAGGTGTCCTGTATGCAA TAAAACGGCGTTGTTGGAAGGCCTGGAGGTGGATCAGTACATGTGGGGTATCCTGAACGCCATCCAGAA TTCTGAATTTGAGGAGGTCACCATCGACCCCACCTGCAGCTGGAGACCGGTGCCCATCAAGTCGGAGCTGCACATCAAGGAGGACCCCGACGGGCCCCTGGCCAAACGCTTCAAGACCATGAGCCCCAGCCAGATGACCATGCCCAACGTGGTGGAGATGATCGCCCAGCTGGGGCCTGGTTCCGGACCGGGTCCCGGCTCTGGACCCGGGTCTGGTGTAGGCCTCGGACATGGTGGTCCCGGTTCTGGTCCGAGCCCCTACCAGTCTCATCCTGGTCCACATGGCGGGGGAGACTACGCTGGACCAG gCAACGGTTTCCACGGTCACGGGAACTTTGACTTCCCCCACGGTAATCCCtcaggtgggggaggtggaggaggaccgggtacaggaggagggggagggggaggccccCCTATGAGTGACTTCATGCATGCCCCCCAGCTCTCCCATCCCCCGGACGCCCCTGGTGGTCTGATGTCCCAGGACAAGCCCCTCAACCATGGGATGTCCGACTCA CCTCGATCtcacttttcctctctctcacctcacctTCAGATGTCCCATCCCGACCACTCCCACAATGCCATTCAGCAGGGCATGCACATGTCTCCGCACCACGTGCACCAATCGGGGCAGTCGTTGCATCACGGCGGCCAATCGGGGCAGTCGTTGCATCATGGCGGCCAATCGGGGCAGCCGCCTCGCCAGTCGTCGCAGCCCCAGTCCCAGCATAGCgggcctcagcagcagcagaacagtCACCCCCACAGCGATCTGAATTTTAACCCCTCTTCGGATGGGCCAATGGGGCAGGGAGCCCAGGACATGCCCGAGCCCTCCCTGGAT CTGCTTCCAGAGCTGGCCAACCCTGACGAGTTGCTCTCCTACTTGGACCCTCCTGACCTTCCGACCAATAGCAATGATGATCTCCTGTCCCTCTTTGAGAACAACTAG